In the genome of Podospora pseudocomata strain CBS 415.72m chromosome 7, whole genome shotgun sequence, the window CCCCTCTCACTCACGTCCTACTTATTTACCTTTTGATCTCATTCCTGgttttccctttccttttctcAACAGATACAAGACGCGTTAAAGGGATTTGGACGCGATTTTGCTTTCAATACCTTACTCGGGAGAAAAGATTGGTGATAGCAATGGACGCCACCAcacaaacccaaacccaaacccaaacccaaaccccccgcGTCCCACTCAGCTCTTTGAATCCCAACAACGCGTCTTCGCCAACAAAGAAGAGGATGTTGCAAAGCCCGTTCGAGTCAcagacgaagatgatgcaAACGCGTACGCCGCCCGAGACGGGGGTCAAGAAGAGGGTGTTGTCTGGGACTGGAACAGTCGATTCCTCGCCCACAGCTTCGAGGGCAGtggcggaagaggagagggtggtaaAGAAAGCTAGGTTAAGCGTATGTCCCTCCCCACCTTTCCATAATTTTCCGGTTGTTGACAGACGTAGTactcctcatcaccgcccGCATCAGCAGGGCCAGCATCGTCGGTGTTTTCCagcccgcaccaccaccaccacctcctcctcctcgaggagggtgagggggatgtcTCGATGGTTACCACCATTCCTGATTCAACACCtgcaccagcaccggcatCGGTATCGGCATCGGTATCGGCATCGGTATCGGCATCGGTATCGGCATCGGTATCGGCATCGGTATCGGCATCGGtatcggcatcggcatcggcatcagtgcagaggaggagtttgacgCGTGAACAGGCTCGTCAGGTATTTTTTTTGTCCAGTAATCcttttttggttgttgttgggcgAATCAGCTAATGGTGTGATGAAGAAAGCGGAAATCTTACGGCTGAGGCTTGGGTTGGCGAATTACAAGGTGAGGACGGGGCAGGAGGATGTTTCGTTGGATcagttggagaggaggctgATGGTGAGGctttggggtggggaggggagggtgagggagcaggggggtgagaggtcgtcgcagcaacagcatcagaGATGTGGTTCGCAGCAGATGTTACCGCCGTCGACGTCTAGGGGGACGCATCATCAGAGGAGGAGCAGTGGGGcgggggttgtggaagagaaggaaaattggagggagaggttgtgggAGGTCATGGGACggaggaaggcggagagacaacaacaacaacaacaacagcagcagcagcagcagcagcagcagcagcaactaTCGCAGGAAGataggggggaggagacggagggggagggggaggagttggaacTGCCTAGGTTGCcgagggaagagggggataatagggggttggaggctgtgggggggttgttgagttTGGCTAGGGGTTAGCCCGAgttggtgggaaggggagggggtggcttGTTTGTTTTCATGGCTTTCAGGGCGTAGAAAGGGAGCATACGGACGCATCTTTTGCTTTTGAAATTTTTAATTTGCTAGAGTTTGGGGTTTATTGGGCTTGCTGCACACGCTTCATGTCTGGGGTTTTGTAAGGGGTTATAGATACCAAGCCGGTTTTTTTATTTGGTGGGGGTTtatttacttttttttttttgttcttttgtttttggttgCTAAAACGGGAAGTTACTTCACATGTTGGATTTGACTTTACTTGTTTGTCTTGACTCAAAACTTTGATTTATTTACACACAGGCCACTGCTTTGCTCTCTGTGACTTTGGCTCTGGTGTTCAGCAACATTACTGTGCCCCCTACCCATCGTGAACGTTGGCGGCGAGCCGCGTGTGAGTAGTAGTCGTGCTGTCTTTGTGTGTCTGGAATGTGGTGAACCCCCCACGTCCGGCTCGAATGCTCAGCAAAGAACTTCCAACCAAAACATCGACCAGTGTCATTGTTCGGCTTCGAATGAATCCCACGCGTGAGAAAGTAAGGGAGCTGTCACATTCCCCTCAGCTTTGGGGTgcctggtgatggtggtggtggtgttgtcgagaCAGACAGAGTAAGAGACAGGGGGTGGCGGGACCGTTCCAACCGTAAAGACGTTTAAAAATGCAGGAAagtggttttcttttttcattttttttttttttgcaaaaCCCAAAGGGGTTTAGCGGTGTAAATCCCACGTGGCAGCCACTATCTTAGCGGGAGAGGATTAACCgcgtttgggaggggagggggctaACAAAAACTGATGAAACGCGAGATTTTGCGCGTCTAGCTGGATTGTTGCCAAACTattttggggatggtgggggtggtcAAATGGCGGgcaggggggggaagggggtttgcCAAGAGATGGATGGTGTTTGGTGAGAAGCCCAGGGctctggggttgggagtggGAAGTGTGGTTTGCGTGGAAGAGAGTGTCGTGTTTGGGGTAAAGAAATGAGAGACGTGGAcaaggttggggggagggggagagaacAGACTGGTAGATAGTTGGCACGTCTTGTCGAAGTGGTCAAGATGCCTTTGAGATGATATTTGGCCTGTTCAGTATTTTTATAGACCTTGAAAGATGGTTGCAAAAGCCTCCAACACAACGTCCAAAAGCATATCTATTCATCTCTTCCAAGGCCTTGACACCACGCGTTGCGGTGTCTACAACGTGTGCCGCTTGGTTCTGAATAATGTGCTATTCACCTGAGAAACATTACACTTTCcaaccgccccccccccagaAACTCCTCCAACTCAACACCCACTCTTCCCCCCTTGCCCACCAAagtccccaccacccccctcagctcctcccccgtcatgttcatcaccatcccctcctcaaaagcAGCAAGATACAACCCCTTATCCAGACAACACCCCTCCACTCCCCGGTAAAacaccccttttccctccttCCTGCCCGCACAGAAACGAACAAAACCCCTCCAGATCTCCCCATTCCCTTTCCCGCTCCCCGTGATGGCAGATTCAAAAGCTTTTTTAACCGAGTGGGCACTCCCGTTGCGGACTTCGTGCATGATGGCAAACCGCTGGGTGCTGGGGGAGTCATGTCCAGGTTGGAGGGCGATGGTTTGGAGAAGCTCCCTGACTGGATCCTTGACCAAcagggggggttgtgccCAGGATAGGAGTTcgaggaagatggtgttggaAGGGAAGAGCTCCAGGTGAGAGAGGACAGTTGAACAGAAAAGCGCCGGGCGGTAAGGCCCTGtctgggagtggtggtgtgacAGCCTGCAGGCGGTTTGCAGGAGCTTTTCCAAACAGGGGGTGGATTCTAAAGAGCGGGAGGTGAATTTCTGGGTTATATCTGTGATTGCACCCAGGGCTGATGAGATGTTGCCttgggaggacgaggttaGTTCactgggaggagaggaaggggagaggtaGGCTAGTAAGAGGAGACTCTCCGcgtgggcggcggcggtggggagggagagggaagaaagggaaaagtcgagggtggtggagaattGAGACCGAGCTTTGAGGAGcgttgctggggaggggggagaggagacggaggggtCGACTGAGCGGCAGAGCGTCGTCAGGGCGAGGTCgttgcgggaggagaggaggtggagccAGGTTTGGGTGTTGAACAGGAGCTggctgttggggaggttggtggctgAGTCGAGGATTTTGAAAGCGAGTTccgggttgttgttggagtgcTCCAACAAGGCGTAGGCGTTGtagagggaggtgttggtggtgtatTGCTTGAGCAGAGTTTTGGCAacctttttggtggttttggcgtcGGTGTTGAGCCAGACCGTGGCGAGGTAGATTTCTGCTAGGTCTTCACGGTGATGGTCTGTGACTAGTCGTTCGAGTGTGGCTAGCACCCATGGGAGGTCGAGTTGGGTTTCttcaggggggtgggttttgtCCCAGGAGTCCAGGCATTTGAACCAGCCCTCCTTGGTGAAGAGAAGCTCGGGTGAGGTGGCCATGTCACCGCCTTGTTGAGCGAATTCAGGGGGGCGTTTTGACAGATCAACATCCACGCTCTCCGTGTTTTGTCCCTCGCGTCTCTCCCAAGGCCGGAAAGCCTGGCTTTTGGGAGCCAAGAATGGATCTCGCCGCCAGTCCTTCACAAACGGTTCCTCACAACCGGAGGGAATCCCAACAAACACCCCaaacgcctccaccaccaattTCTTCGCAGTGTCCAAAACCCCGGCCGGGAACCAGACGACAAAGTCCTTGATATCTccccacatcaccaccctaAACggatcctcatcaaccccctcatccagcgtcctcgccggcatcctcgtcctcgcagCCCGCTTCCTTTCCACAGCCGCCCAGAGCTGGTACGGATTTTTATaatcctcaacatcaaccccatcccttTTGTCCTCAAACCTTGGATCAGGCAGCAACTCATCCCCCCACTCTCAACAaaacacctccaccccctcgccccctcctccccaaacctcgcAACTTCACTCTCCCAAAACTCTTCAAACCCCTCCGCCGATGTCGCCGTGCCGGGCCGGCAAAACGTCATCTCCAACAACGCCTGCCAAGAAGCCACCGCCCGCTCGGTATACCCAGCCTCGAACAACAGCTTTGTCAGGCGTAAAAAGACATAGACAATCTGCCGgcacacctcccccctttcatccccctcctccaccccaaccaacccccttgaCAAAccccccagcttctcaacaaACACATCCCTCATCCTGTCCACCGTACACgaccccaccctccccatctcccaacccaccctcgCGCGCCACAGCTCAAAGCTCCCGTCCGGTGCTACGCCATACTTTTGCGGGAGACTCTCCCACTTTTTCGCAGCGGTTTTGTCATCCCATATGTTAAGCCCCGTGGTCATCATGCCTAGGATGAGAACCTCCTTTTCACCACTAGATCGAGATGGCAGATGGGCAAGCGCTTCCTGATAAAGCGACAGCTTCAACTCGGCAAGGGCGATGGTTTCATTGCCTGTCCGGGGACGGGAATGACCAACGTCTTGGGCAAAGAGGGCGTCTTGCAGGGAGATCAGCCGGAGCCAGGAGGGGATGTCGGCGGGTGAGGAGCGGAGGtggcgggtgagggtgacGGATTCTTTTCTGGCAGAGGAAacctcttttttctcttgttctGGGGATGAGGTCTCCGAATCTGAAGACTCAGACTCGGAGTCtgatgggggaggtttggCCTTGCCGTAAATAGACCTGTAGTCTGGCTTTCGGTCCTGTTGATCCTCCGGGTCTGATAATGAGGGGCTTTCCCGGCCGCGTTTTcgctttttggaggaggggggtgtcaAAGAGATGAACTGAtctgttggtgagggaggtggtttggtggaggaccTGATCCGGCGAGATTTGGCGCGTCGGATTTGTGAGAGGAGGGCTTTGTCCCTAAAGGCCGAACCCAGACCCtcgcgggagaaggagagagaaaataAATCTCTGGGGCCGTcacggtggaggatgagatggCCTCTTGACCCTAGGATTTTGCCATGGCCAGAGCGGTGGTAAGCTGGGATCTTGGAGCGGTCGTTGCCGCTGTAgcggaggatgagagggtCGCCTTTTTTGTCAATGAAGAAGTTGTCGCTGAGAGTCTTGGGCTGGACCGAATCCTCTCTTGAGCTATGGTGCTGCTCCCTGTCTTTGGGCCTTTTCCTGTCTCGATCTCGGTCTCTCTCACGGTGCCTGTCCCGTTctttctccccatccccatccctgCTCCCACTTCGTCTTCTGTCTCCGTCCCTCTCACGATCCCGACGACGTTCATCTCCCCGATTCCGAGAATCACGGCGTCTCTCACGGTGACGGCCATCATGCCCCCTTTTGGATTCCCCACCGGGGTCCCCGTGCCGGTCTCTGACAGGTTTCTGTGCCTCCCCCGATGCGGGTCCTGCTTCGGGCTCGGGTGTGGATTTCGGCTGGAAGGATCCGAACTTGGGCACGGCGCGTTGCCGTTTCTGCTCCTCTTTTGACGACATCGTACGAGCTGATGCTGTACTgcctcttctctcctctcctctcctctcctttcctcgcctctcctctccttcccccgCTTAGCCTCCTGGTGTTTGTGATTGAGTCATGCAAACACGCGACGTTTGAGTTGAGTGTcggatgatggagatggggtaTGTATGGGGCTTGAcatgaaaaagaaaagaagcccGTCTATTCTGTCGGTAGATATATAATTGGTGTCGTCTTCAACCAACGGTTACATTCCAACGGGCCGCCCGTTGGatttgtttgttgctggcatTTCCCCAGCTTTCAGGCCTCAATTGCCTGCCGGGAGGGACCCTTTACCGCAACAGTCGCGGCACCGGCGCCTAAAAAAGATGACCAATGACAGACGCAGGGTGCGCAATGGGGGGGGACCATTATGACATAGCGTGTTTCCCCCCCCCGACAGAACAACACCGGCTCCGGGTTCCTGGACCGAGGCGGCCGCTTTGTTCCCGTCTGATCAGGTTGTTGACATTGACTGATTGACTGACAAGTGAATGAGAGTGATATTGACACCAGATCATACAGTCCAAAACAgggaagaaggctgccagAAAAGCAAATCATCTGAGCAAGCACCGCCGCGAGCCTATGACGCCAAGTGAGACACTCGCTGTATGCACAGTGGAGCACCACctaacaccaccacctccaacaggGACTCGATAAACTGGGGGCTTAGCCATCCATCCAACATCTGcttccccccaaccaccacctacctaccgaACTGACCAGAAATTCCCGGTGAACAAGGCCGCCCACATTGCGGCGGAGgtgcttttctttttttctccttcctctctttttgAAGAAAATGTGTTGGATAGGATAGTTGCTTGTGTttcctgctccttcttttctccgGCTTTTTCCTTCCCTCATGCGATATACTGCCGTATCACAACACCCGTCGGAAACCCGCATCCTGCACCTACCCGTCCAGGTCTCATGGCCCTCCAACTCGGAAACTAATACCGACGCAATCTCGAATCTCGATTTCCTGATTTAACCTACCCTCTTCAAACCGGGCAAGCAAGCAGCGACCTGAACAAGTCCTGcgcctgccgccgccgccgatcGTCttatcaacaacaccacctgacacctcatcatctccactgTCATCATGACAGGAAGGAGACACACCCCGCGCCTGCGGGACGTCTTCCGAGATGCCTCCGGAGGGACCGATAcagacagcaacaacaacaacaacaacaacaacaacaacagcaacagcaacagcaacaacagcaacaacagcaacaacaacagcaacaacaacagcaacaacaacaacgaagaATCAAATCAACCCTCCCAATCATCCCAatacctctccctccccagctccccaacctccttccGCCGGCCCCGCATCATGTCCCGTCGACCGTCCAACTCGGAGGGTGTCCCGGACGAGCGCACCTCCCTGCTCGGCGCGAACCGGACGTCGCGGATAAGGATCGCGAGTGCGCATGGGTCACCTAGGGTGCCGCATCTGTCTAGGAACCAGAGCTACGCCGGTGTGTCCCCCTCCTTACGTTGCCCTTTGGCAGTCATCACTGACGGTGCTATCTACAGACAGTGTCAaatcccaccgccaccactcCCGCGCCAACTCGTGGGGCTCCCGCCTCATCCAAGCCCTAGGCGACAGGCAAGAATCCTACGGCGGCATCGCCgactccaaatcctccctctATCCCGACGACCGCGTCTGGTACGATCAATTCACCTCGACCGACTGGGTCCACGACTCCATCGCCGACGCCTACCGCGTCAAGGCCCTCAGGCAGAGAAAAGATTTCTGGGGGAGGGTCTATGTTCTTTTTGACGGGGCTCAAGGTTGGATCCTGAGCGCCTTGGTCGGGTTCATCGTTGCGGTGCTGGCTTACGCGGTGAATGTGAGCGAGGCGACGGTGTTTGACTTCAAGGATGGGTATTGCCAAAAAGGGTGGTTGATCAACGAAAAGAGGTGCTGCCCTCACGGGCCTTGCGTTGACTGGAGGGATTGGGGCGAGGTGTTGAATGGGTGGCCGTTTGGCAAGGATTGGACCGAGTGGTTTGTTTACATTGTCATGGTGATCGCTTTGGCGGTGGCGTCTTGTCTGATGACGCTAACGACCAAGACGGTCGTGCCTTCGGCGTATCGGCTCACGACGCTGGATGAGAACCTGGCGGCGGAGAATGCTGCGCACATGGGGGATCACGATAATGACGATGGTGCTAACATCAGCCCGCGCCACTCGTGTGTCGATGGGCAGGGGTCGTCGTCTGCGGAGAGCGCGCCCATGATTTACTACTCCGCCGCCGGGAGTGGTGTCGCCGAGGTGAGGGTCATCCTCAGCGGTTTTGTTCTTCACGGCTTCTTGGGTCTCAAGACGTTGCTGATCAAGAGCTTGGGGTTGATCCTCAGTGTGGCGTCTGGTTTGTCGCTTGGCAAGGAAGGGCCGTATGTGCATATCGCCACTTGTGTCGGGAATATCGCTTGCAGATTGTTTAGCAAGTATGACCGGAACGACgccaagaggagggaggtccTCTCTGCTGCCGCGGCGGCCGGTGTGGCGGTCGCTTTTGGCGCGCCGCTGGGGGGGGTGCTgtttgggctggaggaggttgcgTATTTCTTTCCCGCCAAGACGCTGTTTAGGACGTTTTTCTGCTGCATCACGGCGGCGTTGACGCTCAAGTTTCTGAACCCCTACGGCACGCACAAGATTGTCATGTTTCAGGTGAGGTATCTGGTGGATTGGGAGTATTTCGAGATTGGGAGCTTCATTCtggtgggggttttgggaggaGCGGCGGGAGCGTTGTTCATCAAGGCTTCGAGGCGCTGGGCCAAGACGTTCAGGCGGATCCCCGTCATCAAGTCGTACCCgctgctggaggtggtgctggtggcttTTGTGACGGGGTTGATTGGGTACTGGAACGTGTTTACAAAGTTGCCGGTGGCGAAGTTGCTGTACAACCTGGCGGCGCCGTGTGATGACCGGGATAACAACCTGGAGGATCTGGGGTTGTGTccggagagggcggaggacATCCCGCCCGTGTTGAGGGATTTGCTGACGGCGTTTTTGATCAAGGGGTTCTTGACCATCATCACGTTTGGTATCAAGGTGCCGGCGGGGATTTATGTGCCGtccatggtggtgggggggttgatggggaggacgaTTGGGCACGTGGTGCAGTGGTGGGtgatggcgacgagggaGTGGCCGGTTTGGGGGACTTGTTCGGCGACGAGCGCGACGTGTATCCAGCCTGGGGTGTATGGGTTGATTGCGGCCGGGTCGACCATGTGTGGGGTGACGAGGCTGTCGGTCACGCTGGCGGTCATTCTCTTTGAGCTGACGGGGAGCTTGGACTATGTCTTGCCGTTTTCGCTGGCGATTCTGGTGGCCAAGTGGGTGGCTGACGCGATTGAGCCGCTGAGCATTTACGACTTGCTGACCGAGATGAACTCTTAccccttcctcaacaacaagcacaaGCCCGTCTTCACGTCGGAGCTGGCGGACATTgtgccgagggtgaggaaggagaggattATTGACATCAGCACCAGCCCTGTGGTGCCGGCGATGAGCCTGAGGACGAAGCTGGAGCTGCTGCACCGGGCGGGCGAGCTGGACGGGGGGTTGCCGATCGTCAGGCACGGCATCCTGGTGGGGTTGATTCCGGCGCCGGATTTGGAGTATGCGCTGGATAATCTGCAGGATGAGGGATCGAGCCTGTGTCTGATGGCGAGCGTGCCGACGATTGACGACTCGGATGATGGGATGCCAGATCCGACGGATTTCACGCCGTACATTGACCCTGCGCCGGTGGCGCTGGACATTAGGTCGCCGATGGACTTGGTGTATGAGTGTTTTGTcaagttggggttgaggtatATTTGCATACTGAGGGATGGGAAGTATGCGGGGATGgtaagtttttttttttttgttttttttttaatgtTTTTTTtatgtttctttttttgtggtGAAAAAATGAtaagaggaaagaaaaaaagctaACATGTGTGGGAAATCATAGACTCACAAGAAGACGTTTGTCAAGTACatgagggagttggaggagaaggagggacaTATGTAATTTTTTTCCTTGAGGCCGATTACCTTGATAGTCTTGGTGAAAGTACCTGTTGTTACACTGGGGAAAGTGTGtacgatggtggtggtcgggtGCGTGTGCTACTGCATTTGAATTAAATATGGAGGGGTTAGCATGGCgttgttttctttttatGGGTTttattgtttttgtttgttgagaTTGTTGATGTAATTAGTTTGTgtgctgttgaggttggtgtgTGAGGATGAGTTGCTGAGATTGAGactgagatgagatgagaggATAGAATGAGAAATGAAGATGTGATTGATGTTTGAATGTGTCTTACTTGGATAGAGCATGGGGTTACGCACAGCTGGTAATGATGGTTTTCTGTAGCTAGCGGCTCTTTAAGGCTGATGATTGAGGTTTATGGCTTTCGAGTCTGGGAGTTTTGGTGTTTATTTCTTTAGCTTTTTGACACTTCGGCATTGACAGTCGTACAGCTATCGCTAATTCTGACCTAGATTGGATAGATTTCTTCGGCCCAAGGTTGTTAACTAGTAACAGCTGTCCATCGTCTTGACGGTGTAGTATTTCTCTCACGGCTTGTCTGCAGGGGTATCTAAACCGTCTTTGACACACTGTAGATTCTAAccaggtcatcatcatcagatAGTTTCTAACGTGTACAGTCTGGCATAACATAATCTTCCCTTTCCGTTGTGTCCTCTCGCCTGTCGGTCACGGAAACTTAACCACCATTGGGCCACCTGCGGAGATGACCGGGCCAGAGGACTTCGGGGCACGGTCGTCTCTTCGGAGTGTGATGCCATCTTGGATGAGCGAGTAGGCGCGGGTGATGCTGCTTGATATAGCGAGGCCACGCAAGACTGCCTACCCGAGggcaacccatcatcatgaggGCTCGCTGACGGGATCCTATACCGTTGGGCAACCGTGCCGTCAGAGAGACGAGGTGTGGTGACCTTCGGGGTTGCCCAGGCGGCGTCATTGTGGACGAGAGAGGCGGGATCTTGCTGGTGGGAGAGCCGAGGCACAGGCCAAGCAGAGGTATCATGCGGGGCGTGGGCGAAAATCATCTTCGCTTCCATACGGACCGGGCCGGACCGGCCtgcgggtggttggttggctgCTTGAGCGAGCGAGTGGGAGAGTCAGGTAAGCTGGGACGGACGGATCAGGGCGCGCGAGCGAGCGGGAGAGTACATATACTCCTTCCCATATCACATTTTTGGGACGGAAGGTTTTGGGAGAGGCAATTTGCGATTCTTGACAAGGGTTGTTATCATTGTTAAATATCCTGCTACTCAGGGGTAAACAGGAGAGACTTGACCGAGTTCTTTTTAAATTTTGAATTTTTTGGACGAACACAGCGGAGAAGTCGCGGTGGATTTGTCTTAAATAAAGCATGTACCATGAGCCTATGATTAGCAGCCCCAACCTCAGAGTCACATTCCTTCATTCATCTGTATCCTGTGCTTTAGCACAGtcagcctcctccgtcaCGAGTCCTTTCCCGCCTGAaggtcctcttcctcccgtAAACTAATCCCGAGAACTCTTCCTAATCTACTTTTCCCCCACGAACAGAGGCcaaggtgggtggtggtgtagaaTGGTAccaatggggagggggagaatcTGTAGGGGGAAGGCGGGTTTtaaaaagggggttggttggttggtggggcAACGgatagggggttggggggaagtAAATAAGGGGTTTGCAacagaggtgaatatgatGTGATGACCCCATTACCACAAGCGGAAACCAAAATGAGATTGCAAAAGGGAGAGGCAACACACCCTACACCCTCAGCCCACCCAGCATGCAGTCCCGTCTGGTGGTGTGACGATAGGTACATACTGTCGATTTGCGACCTGGATGTCAGGCCGAGGGACTCGGAAAAGTAGGCGGCAAAGTTCCTGCGATTTGGGCAATCTCCCAGCTTGTGAGGACCCGTACTCGCCCGGCAGCGGTTTGGTAGTAGTACATTTCGGGCAGACGGGCGATACTGGTTGCTTGTGAATATTATCTTGGTCGTTTGTGAACGTCATTGTGGGCGGCGAGGCAAAAGAGTTTCAAGTTTATCGAGATACCTATATCAGTTTCTTCAAAACACTTCGGCAGCCCCAAAAAGCCATTTCGACTTTATTTACTCTACCGCGCCGCGTCACCAAGTGCCACGCCGCACATAATGAAGTGCCAACACCATCTCTAAGATTCACAACCCTCAcgtcatcttcaccaaaccataaccaacaccaacgacgCAACAAAAGAATTTATCTGAAATGCATCATTTTTTGTCTCTCTGAAGACATAAGAAAATATGTATCTGCACAAGCTCTTGGGGAATTGTATAGGCAATCAATCaaaacctccacccctcccatcctccatccccccttctctccaTTTCCTCCTCTATCTAAATAGTACACAACAGCCACACTGGCCTCTTGCAAGCCAGAACCTACTTCCGGCCCTTGAGCAGAGCCAAAAACCAATCGACCAGTGGCTTGcgccccgtcgtcgtcgtcgtcagcgTCCGCAAAAAGTCGTTGCTGTCCTGACCAAGCTGGTTTTGGACATGGTTGATATAGAGATCCGCCGTCTTCATCCAGATGGCCTGCTGGATGCCGGCGATTTCGTTGAGGATCTGTCTAGATGTCGCGTCGCTGCTCGGTCGGAACCCTCCGTCCTGCAAAACGTCCCAGCACACGCCGTGGAACTGGGAGAGCATAAACTGCTCAAAGCCGGGgatggtgggagagggag includes:
- a CDS encoding hypothetical protein (COG:S; EggNog:ENOG503P9K9), whose amino-acid sequence is MDATTQTQTQTQTQTPRVPLSSLNPNNASSPTKKRMLQSPFESQTKMMQTRTPPETGVKKRVLSGTGTVDSSPTASRAVAEEERVVKKARLSYSSSPPASAGPASSVFSSPHHHHHLLLLEEGEGDVSMVTTIPDSTPAPAPASVSASASASVQRRSLTREQARQKAEILRLRLGLANYKVRTGQEDVSLDQLERRLMVRLWGGEGRVREQGGERSSQQQHQRCGSQQMLPPSTSRGTHHQRRSSGAGVVEEKENWRERLWEVMGRRKAERQQQQQQQQQQQQQQQQQLSQEDRGEETEGEGEELELPRLPREEGDNRGLEAVGGLLSLARG
- a CDS encoding hypothetical protein (EggNog:ENOG503NYEV; COG:S), yielding MSSKEEQKRQRAVPKFGSFQPKSTPEPEAGPASGEAQKPVRDRHGDPGGESKRGHDGRHRERRRDSRNRGDERRRDRERDGDRRRSGSRDGDGEKERDRHRERDRDRDRKRPKDREQHHSSREDSVQPKTLSDNFFIDKKGDPLILRYSGNDRSKIPAYHRSGHGKILGSRGHLILHRDGPRDLFSLSFSREGLGSAFRDKALLSQIRRAKSRRIRSSTKPPPSPTDQFISLTPPSSKKRKRGRESPSLSDPEDQQDRKPDYRSIYGKAKPPPSDSESESSDSETSSPEQEKKEVSSARKESVTLTRHLRSSPADIPSWLRLISLQDALFAQDVGHSRPRTGNETIALAELKLSLYQEALAHLPSRSSGEKEVLILGMMTTGLNIWDDKTAAKKWESLPQKYGVAPDGSFELWRARVGWEMGRVGSCTVDRMRDVFVEKLGGLSRGLVGVEEGDERGEVCRQIVYVFLRLTKLLFEAGYTERAVASWQALLEMTFCRPGTATSAEGFEEFWESEVARFGEEGARGFEDKRDGVDVEDYKNPYQLWAAVERKRAARTRMPARTLDEGVDEDPFRVVMWGDIKDFVVWFPAGVLDTAKKLVVEAFGVFVGIPSGCEEPFVKDWRRDPFLAPKSQAFRPWERREGQNTESVDVDLSKRPPEFAQQGGDMATSPELLFTKEGWFKCLDSWDKTHPPEETQLDLPWVLATLERLVTDHHREDLAEIYLATVWLNTDAKTTKKVAKTLLKQYTTNTSLYNAYALLEHSNNNPELAFKILDSATNLPNSQLLFNTQTWLHLLSSRNDLALTTLCRSVDPSVSSPPSPATLLKARSQFSTTLDFSLSSLSLPTAAAHAESLLLLAYLSPSSPPSELTSSSQGNISSALGAITDITQKFTSRSLESTPCLEKLLQTACRLSHHHSQTGPYRPALFCSTVLSHLELFPSNTIFLELLSWAQPPLLVKDPVRELLQTIALQPGHDSPSTQRFAIMHEVRNGSAHSVKKAFESAITGSGKGNGEIWRGFVRFCAGRKEGKGVFYRGVEGCCLDKGLYLAAFEEGMVMNMTGEELRGVVGTLVGKGGRVGVELEEFLGGGRLESVMFLR
- a CDS encoding hypothetical protein (EggNog:ENOG503NU7S; COG:P), producing the protein MTGRRHTPRLRDVFRDASGGTDTDSNNNNNNNNNNSNSNSNNSNNNNEESNQPSQSSQYLSLPSSPTSFRRPRIMSRRPSNSEGVPDERTSLLGANRTSRIRIASAHGSPRVPHLSRNQSYADSVKSHRHHSRANSWGSRLIQALGDRQESYGGIADSKSSLYPDDRVWYDQFTSTDWVHDSIADAYRVKALRQRKDFWGRVYVLFDGAQGWILSALVGFIVAVLAYAVNVSEATVFDFKDGYCQKGWLINEKRCCPHGPCVDWRDWGEVLNGWPFGKDWTEWFVYIVMVIALAVASCLMTLTTKTVVPSAYRLTTLDENLAAENAAHMGDHDNDDGANISPRHSCVDGQGSSSAESAPMIYYSAAGSGVAEVRVILSGFVLHGFLGLKTLLIKSLGLILSVASGLSLGKEGPYVHIATCVGNIACRLFSKYDRNDAKRREVLSAAAAAGVAVAFGAPLGGVLFGLEEVAYFFPAKTLFRTFFCCITAALTLKFLNPYGTHKIVMFQVRYLVDWEYFEIGSFILVGVLGGAAGALFIKASRRWAKTFRRIPVIKSYPLLEVVLVAFVTGLIGYWNVFTKLPVAKLLYNLAAPCDDRDNNLEDLGLCPERAEDIPPVLRDLLTAFLIKGFLTIITFGIKVPAGIYVPSMVVGGLMGRTIGHVVQWWVMATREWPVWGTCSATSATCIQPGVYGLIAAGSTMCGVTRLSVTLAVILFELTGSLDYVLPFSLAILVAKWVADAIEPLSIYDLLTEMNSYPFLNNKHKPVFTSELADIVPRVRKERIIDISTSPVVPAMSLRTKLELLHRAGELDGGLPIVRHGILVGLIPAPDLEYALDNLQDEGSSLCLMASVPTIDDSDDGMPDPTDFTPYIDPAPVALDIRSPMDLVYECFVKLGLRYICILRDGKYAGMTHKKTFVKYMRELEEKEGHM